The Solibacillus sp. FSL W7-1464 genome contains a region encoding:
- a CDS encoding nucleotidyltransferase-like protein — protein MEHILRPIYQERASQPETLGVILINKREGAENMTDTFDSVLLIIVKESDKPIYSKHYSYGEAKMVMHILTEERLRKWIFIGSHKRLVDWLFHGKVMFDRNEFLYKLRSELQEFPFFGRKLKTGIQFAQLIRRYKEGKELFEDGHYLDAYNHVVASLHHLGRLSIIDSGHYPEVTVWAQVKRNDPAIYKLYEELIMSSESLEKRLELLFLAGEFLINSRTADGAQHILETMLAQPSWTIQQLHDHPELSYYSVDLEVFVEYLIERELILVEAVIAKNEAIFHRNYYVDRHYIESEYGL, from the coding sequence ATGGAACATATTTTAAGACCGATATATCAGGAACGTGCAAGCCAGCCGGAAACGCTTGGAGTAATATTGATAAACAAGCGCGAAGGTGCTGAGAATATGACCGATACATTTGATTCGGTTCTTTTAATTATTGTGAAAGAAAGCGATAAGCCTATTTATTCGAAACACTATTCATATGGTGAAGCGAAAATGGTGATGCATATTTTAACGGAGGAACGGTTGCGTAAATGGATTTTCATTGGCTCGCATAAGCGGTTGGTTGATTGGCTTTTCCATGGGAAGGTTATGTTTGACCGCAATGAGTTTTTATATAAACTGCGTTCTGAATTGCAAGAGTTCCCGTTCTTCGGTCGTAAATTAAAAACAGGTATCCAGTTTGCCCAGTTAATCCGCCGTTATAAAGAAGGAAAAGAATTGTTTGAAGATGGTCATTATTTAGATGCGTACAATCATGTAGTTGCGTCATTGCATCATTTAGGGAGATTATCGATTATCGATAGCGGGCATTATCCGGAAGTGACAGTATGGGCCCAGGTGAAACGCAATGATCCTGCAATTTATAAATTATATGAAGAATTGATTATGAGCAGCGAAAGTCTTGAGAAGCGTCTGGAGTTGTTATTTTTAGCCGGTGAGTTTTTAATAAATTCCAGAACTGCTGATGGGGCACAACATATTTTGGAGACAATGCTTGCACAACCTTCATGGACGATTCAGCAATTGCATGATCATCCGGAGTTGAGTTATTACTCTGTGGACTTGGAAGTGTTTGTTGAATACTTAATTGAAAGAGAGCTCATTCTGGTGGAAGCGGTTATTGCTAAAAACGAAGCAATCTTCCACAGGAACTATTATGTAGACAGACATTATATTGAATCTGAGTATGGATTATAG